The following are from one region of the Mustela lutreola isolate mMusLut2 chromosome 9, mMusLut2.pri, whole genome shotgun sequence genome:
- the TP53INP2 gene encoding tumor protein p53-inducible nuclear protein 2 isoform X1, which translates to MFQRLTSLFFSTPPPPEDPECPRAFVSEEDEVDGWLIIDLPDSYAAPPSRGAAAAPAGRPPPAPSLMDESWFVTPPACFTAEGPGLGPARLQSSPLEDLLIEHPSMSVYVTGSTIVLEPGPPSPHPDAALPDGDLSEGELAPARREPRALHHAAAAPLPARAALLEKAGQARRLQRARQRAERHALSAKVVQRQNRARESRSRRPKHQGSFVYQPCQRQFNY; encoded by the exons ATGTTCCAGCGCCTCACCAGCCTCTTCTTCagtactccccctccccccgaggACCCCGAATGTCCCCGAGCCTTCGTCTCCGAGGAAGATGAAGTGGACGGCTGGCTCATCATTGACCTGCCGG ACAGCTACGCGGCTCCACCTAGCCGCGGGGCCGCCGCTGCCCCCGCAggccgccccccgcccgcgcccTCCTTGATGGACGAGAGCTGGTTTGTTACCCCTCCCGCCTGTTTTACTGCAGAGGGGCCCGGACTCGGGCCCGCCCGCCTCCAGAGCAGCCCCCTGGAGGATCTCCTCATCGAGCACCCCAGCATGTCCGTTTACGTCACCGGCAGCACCATAGTGCTGGAGCCTGGGCCCCCTTCCCCGCACCCCGACGCTGCCCTGCCTGACGGCGACCTTAGCGAAGG GGAGTTGGCGCCCGCCCGCCGCGAGCCCCGGGCCCTGCACCACGCCGCCGCCGCCCCTCTGCCGGCGCGGGCTGCACTGCTGGAGAAGGCAGGCCAGGCGCGGCGGCTGCAGCGGGCCCGGCAGCGGGCCGAGCGCCACGCGCTGAGCGCCAAGGTGGTGCAGCGGCAGAACCGCGCCCGCGAGAGCCGTTCGCGCCGGCCCAAGCACCAGGGCAGCTTCGTCTACCAGCCGTGCCAGCGCCAGTTCAACTACTGA
- the TP53INP2 gene encoding tumor protein p53-inducible nuclear protein 2 isoform X2, with protein sequence MFQRLTSLFFSTPPPPEDPECPRAFVSEEDEVDGWLIIDLPEGPGLGPARLQSSPLEDLLIEHPSMSVYVTGSTIVLEPGPPSPHPDAALPDGDLSEGELAPARREPRALHHAAAAPLPARAALLEKAGQARRLQRARQRAERHALSAKVVQRQNRARESRSRRPKHQGSFVYQPCQRQFNY encoded by the exons ATGTTCCAGCGCCTCACCAGCCTCTTCTTCagtactccccctccccccgaggACCCCGAATGTCCCCGAGCCTTCGTCTCCGAGGAAGATGAAGTGGACGGCTGGCTCATCATTGACCTGCCGG AGGGGCCCGGACTCGGGCCCGCCCGCCTCCAGAGCAGCCCCCTGGAGGATCTCCTCATCGAGCACCCCAGCATGTCCGTTTACGTCACCGGCAGCACCATAGTGCTGGAGCCTGGGCCCCCTTCCCCGCACCCCGACGCTGCCCTGCCTGACGGCGACCTTAGCGAAGG GGAGTTGGCGCCCGCCCGCCGCGAGCCCCGGGCCCTGCACCACGCCGCCGCCGCCCCTCTGCCGGCGCGGGCTGCACTGCTGGAGAAGGCAGGCCAGGCGCGGCGGCTGCAGCGGGCCCGGCAGCGGGCCGAGCGCCACGCGCTGAGCGCCAAGGTGGTGCAGCGGCAGAACCGCGCCCGCGAGAGCCGTTCGCGCCGGCCCAAGCACCAGGGCAGCTTCGTCTACCAGCCGTGCCAGCGCCAGTTCAACTACTGA